The following are encoded in a window of Streptomyces sp. SAT1 genomic DNA:
- a CDS encoding ABC transporter ATP-binding protein, whose amino-acid sequence MDQVEAVAVSGLTCSFAERKVLDGVELRVRSGESVVITGPSGSGKSTLLTCLLGLMRPDAGSVALAGVDLATLSERRLTEHRRNTVGMVFQFGELLPELTPVENVALAALLGGMEHRQAYARAAALLEELGVPREQTQTGLLSGGERQRTAVARALITDPAVILADEPTGALDTETREAVADLLFALPRRSNCALVVVTHDLTVAERADHWYRLESGSLLVAVA is encoded by the coding sequence GTGGATCAGGTGGAAGCGGTCGCTGTTTCCGGACTCACATGCTCCTTCGCCGAGCGGAAAGTGCTCGACGGGGTCGAGCTGCGGGTGCGCTCCGGTGAGTCGGTGGTGATCACGGGACCGAGCGGAAGCGGCAAATCCACGCTGCTGACCTGTCTGCTGGGGCTCATGCGGCCCGACGCCGGCTCCGTCGCGCTGGCCGGGGTGGACCTCGCCACGCTGTCCGAGCGCAGGCTCACCGAACACCGCAGGAACACGGTGGGCATGGTCTTCCAGTTCGGGGAACTGCTGCCGGAGCTGACCCCCGTGGAGAACGTGGCGCTGGCGGCGCTGCTCGGCGGCATGGAGCACCGGCAGGCGTACGCCCGTGCCGCGGCGCTCCTGGAGGAACTCGGCGTGCCGCGGGAACAGACGCAGACCGGACTGCTCTCCGGGGGCGAGCGCCAGCGCACCGCGGTGGCGCGCGCCCTCATCACCGACCCGGCGGTCATCCTCGCCGACGAGCCCACCGGCGCGCTGGACACCGAGACCCGCGAGGCCGTCGCCGACCTGCTGTTCGCCCTGCCGCGCCGCAGCAACTGCGCGCTGGTGGTCGTCACCCACGACCTGACCGTCGCCGAACGCGCCGACCACTGGTACCGGCTGGAGTCGGGCAGCCTCCTGGTGGCGGTGGCATGA